Proteins encoded in a region of the Triplophysa dalaica isolate WHDGS20190420 chromosome 10, ASM1584641v1, whole genome shotgun sequence genome:
- the LOC130430575 gene encoding natural killer cell receptor 2B4-like, with protein sequence MLQKIIDVILLFLCLNSVFGDEVKSVSVKEGHSVTLHTDLTELQSQDDIEWMFGVQSPDEIIATFYRKDNITSLNKERFRNHVEIDDQTGSLIITNITTQHTGLYKLEITRKPSSHIRHFNLTVYAGLSVPVISRVSSQCSSSSSSSCCCVLCSVMNVSHDVSVSWYKGKSLLSSISVSDLNIRLSLPLEVEYQDTNTYRCVVNNPITNLTQHLHINQLCQKCEVPTAVHFIHKVVISCAVVGCVMILTAVLIFWIRRKHTNTQQQTVQTREEEIAYAEPTFFKRQTHKPKCALEDDVVYAGVMRR encoded by the exons ATGCTGCAGAAGATCATTGATGTCATacttctgtttttgtgtttgaaca gtgtgtttggtgatgaagtgaagtcagtgtcagtgaaggagggacattctgttactctacacactgatctcacTGAACTACAGAGTCAAGATGACATCGAGTGGATGTTTGGTGTTCAGAGTCCAGATGAGATTATAGCTACATTCTACAGAAAAGACAATATAACATCATTAAACAAGGAGAGATTCAGGAATCATGTAGAGatagatgatcagactggatctctcatcatcacaaacatcacaactcaacacactggactttataaactagaGATCACCAGAAAACCTTCTTCTCACATCAGACACTTCAATCTGACTGTCTATG ctggtctgtctgttcctgtcatctccaGAGTCTCTTCgcaatgttcttcatcatcttcatcatcatgttgttgtgtgttgtgttcagtgatgaatgtgtcacatgatgtgagtgtctcctggtacaaaggaaagagtttattgtccagcatcagtgtgtctgatctcaacatcagactctctctacctctggaggtggaatatcaggatacaaacacatacagatgtgtggtcaacaatcccatcacaaacctcacacaacatctacacatcaaTCAACTCTGTCAGAAGTGTGAAG TGCCGACAGCTGTCCACTTCATTCATAAAGTTGTGATCtcttgtgctgttgttggatgtgtgaTGATTCTAACAGCTGTTCTGATCTTCTGGATccgcagaaaacacacaaacacacaacaacaga CAGTTCAGACTCGTGAAGAGGAGATCGCTTACGCAgaaccaacattctttaaaagacaaacacatAAACCG aAGTGTGCACTGGAGGATGATGTGGTGTATGCAGGAGTCATGAGAAGATGA
- the LOC130430576 gene encoding uncharacterized protein LOC130430576 isoform X1 — MGLSLISLCLSLLIHSGVFSDAGDLKSVSVMNGDSVTLNTYVIKHKDDVIMWYYGPKNTFVARINGKANSTMYSDDEMFKDRLKMNDQTGDLTITNITSQHSGVYTLNISKKKVYKTFNVNVSGEVKSVSVREGHSVILYTHVLKQGRDLIEWTHGPENTLVAIFDENVNRIMFSKDERFIDRVKLDDQTGALMIHETTSHHSGLHTLKISNNRNVSYKTFEVTIQDVRVLWHWVISAVGLLLLICVCILTKSRFNKNFTGSDGCLNLHKLQHPV; from the exons ATGGGTCTTAGCTTGATTTCCCTCTGTCTGTCCCTTCTGATCCACAGTG gagTGTTTAGTGATGCAGGCGATCTCAAGTCCGTGTCAGTGATGAATGGAGATTCTGTCACACTGAACACTTATGTCATCAAACACAAAGATGATGTGATAATGTGGTATTATGGgcctaaaaacacatttgttgccAGAATCAATGGAAAGGCCAACAGCACCATGTATTCAGATGATGAGATGTTtaaagacagactgaagatgaacgatcagactggagatctcaccatcacaaacatcacatctcaACACTCTGGAGTCTACACACTGAACATCAGCAAAAAAAAAGTCTACAAGACGTTCAATGTTAACGTCAGTG GTGAAGtaaagtcagtgtcagtgagaGAAGGACATTCTGTTATTCTTTACACTCATGTTCTTAAACAGGGTCGTGATCTGATAGAGTGGACGCATGGACCGGAAAACACACTTGTTGCAATATTCGATGAAAATGTCAACAGAATCATGTTCTCTAAAGATGAGAGATTCATAGACAGAGTGAAGCTGGATGATCAGACCGGAGCTCTCATGATCCATGAGACCACAAGTCATCACTCTGGACTTCACACACTGAAGATCAGCAACAACCGTAATGTCTCATATAAGACATTTGAAGTTACCATTCAGG ATGTTCGTGTCCTGTGGCACTGGGTTATTTCAGCTGTAGGCCTACTTCTTCTGATCTGTGTCTGTATACTCACAAAGAG caggtttAACAAAAACTTCACGGGCTCTGATGGATGTTTGAATCTGCATAAACTCCAGCACCCTGTTTGA
- the LOC130430576 gene encoding uncharacterized protein LOC130430576 isoform X2: protein MGLSLISLCLSLLIHSGVFSDAGDLKSVSVMNGDSVTLNTYVIKHKDDVIMWYYGPKNTFVARINGKANSTMYSDDEMFKDRLKMNDQTGDLTITNITSQHSGVYTLNISKKKVYKTFNVNVSGEVKSVSVREGHSVILYTHVLKQGRDLIEWTHGPENTLVAIFDENVNRIMFSKDERFIDRVKLDDQTGALMIHETTSHHSGLHTLKISNNRNVSYKTFEVTIQDVRVLWHWVISAVGLLLLICVCILTKRFNKNFTGSDGCLNLHKLQHPV from the exons ATGGGTCTTAGCTTGATTTCCCTCTGTCTGTCCCTTCTGATCCACAGTG gagTGTTTAGTGATGCAGGCGATCTCAAGTCCGTGTCAGTGATGAATGGAGATTCTGTCACACTGAACACTTATGTCATCAAACACAAAGATGATGTGATAATGTGGTATTATGGgcctaaaaacacatttgttgccAGAATCAATGGAAAGGCCAACAGCACCATGTATTCAGATGATGAGATGTTtaaagacagactgaagatgaacgatcagactggagatctcaccatcacaaacatcacatctcaACACTCTGGAGTCTACACACTGAACATCAGCAAAAAAAAAGTCTACAAGACGTTCAATGTTAACGTCAGTG GTGAAGtaaagtcagtgtcagtgagaGAAGGACATTCTGTTATTCTTTACACTCATGTTCTTAAACAGGGTCGTGATCTGATAGAGTGGACGCATGGACCGGAAAACACACTTGTTGCAATATTCGATGAAAATGTCAACAGAATCATGTTCTCTAAAGATGAGAGATTCATAGACAGAGTGAAGCTGGATGATCAGACCGGAGCTCTCATGATCCATGAGACCACAAGTCATCACTCTGGACTTCACACACTGAAGATCAGCAACAACCGTAATGTCTCATATAAGACATTTGAAGTTACCATTCAGG ATGTTCGTGTCCTGTGGCACTGGGTTATTTCAGCTGTAGGCCTACTTCTTCTGATCTGTGTCTGTATACTCACAAAGAG gtttAACAAAAACTTCACGGGCTCTGATGGATGTTTGAATCTGCATAAACTCCAGCACCCTGTTTGA